A single window of Trachemys scripta elegans isolate TJP31775 chromosome 18, CAS_Tse_1.0, whole genome shotgun sequence DNA harbors:
- the PTRH2 gene encoding peptidyl-tRNA hydrolase 2, mitochondrial produces the protein MDSLFKPGVLSVIAGVACGVCVGWGMRGRFFRPSKAKMPLLANELGNEASIMGESGEYKMVLIVRNDLKMGKGKVAAQCSHAAVSAYKQVQRRNPELLKQWEYCGQPKVVLKAPNEESLVQLLVDAKQLGLTVSIIQDAGRTQIAPGSRTVLGIGPGPADIVDKVSGHLKLF, from the coding sequence ATGGATTCTCTCTTTAAACCGGGTGTCCTCAGCGTCATTGCAGGAGTCGCATGTGGAGTATGCGTGGGCTGGGGCATGCGTGGGCGATTCTTTAGACCATCCAAAGCCAAAATGCCTCTGTTAGCAAATGAGCTGGGGAACGAAGCCAGTATCATGGGAGAGTCTGGAGAATACAAGATGGTGCTGATAGTCCGTAATGACTTAAAGATGGGAAAGGGTAAAGTAGCAGCACAGTGTTCTCATGCTGCAGTTTCTGCCTACAAGCAAGTTCAACGAAGAAATCCTGAGCTGCTTAAACAGTGGGAGTATTGTGGACAGCCaaaagtggttctcaaagccCCTAATGAAGAGTCGCTAGTTCAACTCCTTGTTGATGCTAAACAGCTGGGACTAACTGTGAGTATAATCCAAGATGCAGGTCGTACTCAGATAGCACCAGGCTCCCGGACTGTACTAGGTATCGGACCAGGACCAGCTGATATAGTGGATAAAGTTTCTGGCCATCTCAAACTCTTCTGA